Proteins from one Planctomyces sp. SH-PL62 genomic window:
- a CDS encoding SGNH/GDSL hydrolase family protein, translating into MDEVKRAGRVRPAMWAACLMIVAGLGGAAEAGQYSGLVVFGDSLSDTGNTYAAAGFPPSSQHYYEGRYSDGPNWVDHLAAKLGVAAPTPSLLGGTNHAWGYAQSGDGYSYPLGPGGPGVPNLLTQVGGFVLGGGTLAPDQLVSVWAGANDFLNNGVTDYVQVADNIVAAISTLAAAGGSHFLVGNLPLLGVLPATLAYPQSVRDQLNLLTMAFNATLEAKLAALQASLPGVDLFFSDVNLAFQQILADPAAFGLTNVTGSALDDGATGGQGYLFWDSVHPTTVVHQLIADRAYAAAVPEPSSLALAAIGAGAVLALARRRAA; encoded by the coding sequence ATGGACGAAGTGAAGCGTGCGGGACGGGTGCGGCCGGCGATGTGGGCGGCCTGCCTGATGATCGTCGCCGGGCTGGGGGGCGCGGCGGAGGCGGGCCAGTATTCGGGGCTCGTCGTCTTCGGCGACAGCCTCTCGGACACCGGGAACACCTACGCCGCGGCGGGGTTCCCGCCGTCGTCGCAGCACTATTATGAAGGTCGCTATTCCGACGGGCCGAACTGGGTCGACCATCTGGCCGCGAAGCTGGGAGTCGCGGCGCCGACGCCGAGCCTGCTCGGCGGGACGAACCACGCCTGGGGATACGCCCAGTCGGGCGACGGCTACAGCTATCCCCTGGGGCCCGGCGGGCCGGGCGTGCCGAATCTGCTGACGCAGGTCGGCGGGTTCGTGCTCGGCGGCGGGACCCTGGCCCCGGATCAGCTCGTCTCGGTCTGGGCGGGGGCGAACGACTTCCTGAACAACGGCGTGACCGACTACGTCCAGGTGGCCGACAACATCGTCGCCGCGATCTCGACCCTCGCGGCGGCCGGCGGCTCGCACTTCCTGGTGGGCAACCTGCCGCTCCTGGGCGTGCTCCCGGCGACCCTGGCCTACCCCCAGTCGGTGCGCGATCAGTTGAACCTGCTGACAATGGCGTTCAACGCCACGCTCGAGGCCAAGCTTGCGGCCCTCCAGGCGTCCCTGCCGGGGGTCGACCTGTTCTTCAGCGACGTGAACCTCGCGTTCCAGCAGATTCTCGCCGATCCCGCCGCCTTCGGGCTGACCAACGTGACCGGCTCGGCACTCGACGACGGTGCGACGGGCGGCCAGGGCTATCTGTTCTGGGATTCGGTCCATCCGACGACCGTCGTCCACCAGTTGATCGCCGACCGAGCCTACGCCGCGGCCGTGCCGGAACCCTCGTCGCTCGCCCTGGCCGCGATCGGCGCCGGCGCCGTCCTCGCCCTCGCCCGCCGACGGGCCGCCTGA
- a CDS encoding radical SAM protein produces the protein MHDVAPSDRRTAAPDAREAALARRLRPIEGRPAGTLMVHEIYRSLQGESTFAGLPCVFVRLTACHLRCVYCDTPHAFNQGEPLELDAVVAAVEALGGGLVELTGGEPLLQDEAYPLMEKLADRGWTVLLETSGGVATDRVDPRVRIILDVKTPASGEVDANVWSNLDRLRPTDEVKFVLGDRDDFDWSVDVIRRHDLARRCPILMSAVFGRVDPTELATWILETHLPIRLQVQLHKILWDPRARGV, from the coding sequence ATGCACGACGTCGCCCCATCGGATCGCCGAACCGCCGCCCCCGACGCCCGGGAGGCCGCGCTCGCACGTCGGCTCAGGCCGATCGAGGGGAGGCCGGCGGGGACCTTGATGGTCCACGAGATCTACCGCAGCCTCCAGGGCGAGAGCACGTTCGCCGGGCTCCCCTGCGTCTTCGTCCGCCTCACCGCCTGCCACCTGCGCTGCGTGTACTGCGACACGCCCCACGCGTTCAACCAGGGGGAGCCCCTGGAACTGGACGCCGTGGTCGCGGCCGTCGAGGCGCTGGGGGGAGGACTCGTCGAGCTGACCGGCGGCGAGCCGCTGCTCCAGGACGAGGCCTATCCCTTAATGGAGAAGCTGGCCGACCGGGGCTGGACGGTCCTGCTGGAGACCAGCGGCGGCGTCGCCACCGACCGGGTGGACCCGCGCGTCCGGATCATCCTGGACGTGAAGACGCCCGCCTCCGGCGAGGTCGACGCCAACGTCTGGAGCAACCTCGACCGGCTCCGACCGACCGACGAGGTCAAGTTCGTCCTCGGCGACCGCGACGACTTCGACTGGTCCGTCGACGTCATCCGCCGCCACGACCTCGCCCGCCGCTGCCCCATCCTCATGAGCGCCGTCTTCGGCCGCGTCGATCCGACCGAACTGGCGACCTGGATCCTGGAGACCCACCTGCCGATCCGGCTCCAGGTGCAGCTCCACAAGATCCTTTGGGACCCCAGGGCGCGCGGAGTCTGA
- a CDS encoding patatin-like phospholipase family protein, translated as MNEEIMPLLKVHEYFKGASDEALDEVVRLGRVAQYPAGSIVHEADVVLTTVGFVLRGRLKAVRVAANGTESLFRMIERGEQFGLMVGALGESVPIRVIALEPTTVLRLDYEEAMELTLARPDLRRLWLKTYAGSLRKLFLGDAPKRSVTMLALIHDSPATRQTAERLIRRLSDVGEQLAVLSDSDQRMDSPNVRFRALREDGRDLTSEEIREQVARWQDANRIIFDVHTFLTPERAARLMNLVDRAVFFIPADEADSAIRRLKAMEVPARGWRDKISVAWLIRGDGSVVSAVPDLPELASRDFKIKETPPKPPMGRSLANGLERLVHDLRGVRLGVALGGGAARGMSHLGVLKALEDSGIVVDMIAGTSAGAMTGIMYSAGLDPDYNANQFASDLRPSWLFRRLPQGNYWYLIHKYRRGKFDPMLRKYLHDWRLEQLAVPCLSVTVDLVSGNSVVRQRGDAVHAILESINLPVLSVPIVRDGQALIDGGLVNNIPADVLVSMGCNFVIAISVTAKLETHFCDIKPGQGIQSRNKPGIGPTILRSLLVQNHSLNAFGVQPADVVIEPDVTGVDSSEFMRAKELAAIGEAAALEQIPKIRRLLNRLDPQLFRLTADAHESAPA; from the coding sequence ATGAACGAGGAGATCATGCCGCTCTTGAAAGTGCATGAGTACTTCAAGGGTGCATCCGATGAGGCCCTCGACGAGGTCGTGCGGCTCGGACGGGTCGCGCAGTATCCAGCCGGGAGCATCGTCCACGAGGCGGACGTCGTGCTCACCACGGTGGGCTTCGTCTTACGCGGGCGGCTCAAGGCCGTCCGGGTAGCCGCCAACGGAACTGAGTCGCTGTTCCGCATGATCGAGCGCGGCGAGCAATTCGGGCTGATGGTCGGCGCGCTCGGCGAATCCGTACCGATCCGCGTCATCGCGCTGGAGCCCACGACGGTCCTCAGGCTGGACTACGAAGAGGCGATGGAACTGACGCTCGCCAGGCCGGACCTGCGCCGTCTGTGGCTGAAGACCTACGCGGGGAGCTTGCGAAAGCTCTTCCTGGGCGACGCCCCCAAGCGCTCGGTGACGATGCTGGCGCTGATTCACGATTCGCCCGCCACGCGCCAGACGGCGGAACGGCTCATCCGGCGACTCAGCGACGTCGGCGAGCAGCTCGCCGTGTTGAGCGATTCGGACCAGCGGATGGATTCGCCGAATGTGCGGTTTCGGGCCCTCCGAGAGGACGGCCGAGATCTGACGTCGGAGGAAATACGGGAACAGGTCGCTCGCTGGCAGGACGCCAATCGAATCATCTTCGACGTCCACACCTTCCTGACGCCGGAACGGGCGGCGCGGCTCATGAATCTGGTCGACCGCGCCGTCTTTTTCATCCCGGCGGATGAGGCCGACAGCGCAATCCGCCGCCTGAAGGCGATGGAAGTGCCTGCCCGGGGCTGGCGCGACAAGATCAGTGTCGCCTGGCTGATCAGGGGCGACGGTTCCGTGGTCTCCGCCGTTCCGGACCTCCCCGAGCTTGCCTCCCGCGATTTCAAAATCAAGGAAACGCCGCCGAAACCGCCGATGGGCCGGTCGCTGGCCAACGGGCTGGAGCGGCTGGTGCACGACCTTCGCGGCGTGCGTTTGGGAGTGGCCCTGGGCGGCGGCGCCGCCCGAGGCATGTCGCACCTCGGCGTGCTCAAGGCCCTCGAGGACAGCGGCATCGTCGTCGACATGATCGCCGGCACCAGCGCCGGAGCCATGACCGGCATCATGTACTCCGCCGGCCTGGATCCCGACTACAACGCGAATCAATTCGCCTCGGACCTTCGCCCTTCATGGCTTTTCCGCCGCCTGCCGCAAGGCAATTACTGGTACCTCATACACAAGTATCGTCGCGGGAAATTCGACCCGATGCTTCGCAAGTACCTGCACGACTGGAGACTCGAACAACTTGCCGTCCCCTGTCTGTCCGTCACGGTCGACCTGGTGAGCGGCAACTCGGTCGTTCGCCAACGCGGCGACGCCGTCCATGCGATCCTTGAGAGCATCAACTTGCCCGTCCTCTCCGTACCGATCGTCCGCGACGGCCAGGCGCTGATCGACGGCGGGCTGGTCAACAATATCCCGGCGGATGTGCTGGTTTCGATGGGCTGCAACTTCGTCATCGCCATCAGCGTGACGGCGAAGCTGGAGACTCATTTCTGCGACATCAAACCTGGGCAAGGTATTCAGTCCAGGAACAAGCCGGGCATCGGGCCGACGATCTTGCGCAGCCTGTTGGTTCAGAACCACAGCCTGAACGCCTTCGGTGTTCAGCCGGCGGACGTGGTCATCGAGCCGGACGTGACGGGCGTCGACTCCTCGGAGTTCATGAGGGCGAAGGAACTCGCGGCGATCGGAGAGGCGGCCGCACTCGAACAAATCCCCAAGATCCGGCGGCTGTTGAATCGGCTCGATCCTCAACTCTTCAGGCTGACCGCCGATGCCCATGAGTCCGCACCGGCGTGA
- a CDS encoding arylsulfatase B: protein MPYRIAQRFLLGLVSLAGCFAVGAPEAGAQDSPRPHIVHIVSDDQGWRDVGFHGSPDIRTPNLDRLAAGGARLERFYVAPLCTPTRAALLTGRYPFRYGLQSFVIPASGTYGLATDEWLLPQALKEAGYDTAIVGKWHVGHADPKFRPHRRGFDHQYGYFASEIDYFTHEVMGVPDWWRNGEPVREEGYSTTLLGDEAVRIIRDHDPARPLYLYLAFNAPHTPYQAPQDDLDRYAAIADPSRRTYAAMVAAMDDQIGRVVEALDRSGMRERTLILFHSDNGGLRDPKIAGQTPARPVADNGPLRGGKGSLYEGGSRVVALANWPGRIKAGGTVDGLIHVVDLYPTFVTLAGGRLDRGKPLDGLDVWATIHRGEPSPRTEVVYNIEPSAAGLRRGDWKLVWHPALPPTAELYNLAEDPYETTDLAAKHPDQVAALQGRVIELAAEMTPPLFTPAAIEATLKLPPVLPSGGP from the coding sequence ATGCCGTACCGCATCGCCCAACGATTCCTGCTCGGCCTGGTGAGCCTGGCCGGTTGCTTCGCCGTCGGGGCGCCGGAGGCAGGAGCGCAGGACTCCCCACGGCCCCACATCGTCCATATCGTCTCGGACGACCAGGGATGGCGGGACGTGGGGTTCCACGGCTCGCCGGACATCCGGACGCCGAACCTCGACCGGCTCGCCGCCGGCGGGGCGCGGCTTGAACGGTTCTACGTCGCCCCGCTTTGCACCCCGACCCGGGCGGCCCTGCTGACCGGTCGCTACCCCTTCCGCTACGGGCTCCAGTCCTTCGTCATCCCGGCCTCGGGCACGTATGGCCTGGCGACCGACGAATGGCTCTTGCCGCAGGCTCTGAAGGAGGCCGGCTACGACACGGCGATCGTCGGCAAGTGGCACGTCGGCCACGCCGACCCGAAGTTCCGGCCGCACCGGCGCGGCTTCGACCACCAGTACGGCTACTTCGCCAGCGAGATCGACTACTTCACCCACGAGGTGATGGGGGTGCCGGATTGGTGGCGGAACGGCGAGCCGGTCCGGGAGGAGGGGTATTCCACCACCCTCCTGGGTGACGAGGCGGTGCGGATCATCCGGGACCACGACCCGGCCCGGCCGCTCTACCTCTACCTGGCGTTCAATGCGCCCCATACCCCGTACCAGGCGCCCCAGGATGACCTGGATCGGTACGCGGCCATCGCCGACCCGAGCCGCCGCACCTACGCGGCGATGGTCGCCGCCATGGACGACCAGATCGGACGCGTGGTCGAGGCGCTCGACCGGAGCGGGATGCGGGAGCGCACGCTGATCCTCTTCCATAGCGACAACGGCGGGCTCCGGGACCCCAAGATCGCGGGCCAGACCCCGGCGCGGCCCGTGGCCGACAACGGCCCGTTGCGGGGCGGCAAGGGGTCCCTCTACGAGGGGGGTAGCCGGGTCGTGGCCCTGGCGAACTGGCCGGGCCGCATCAAGGCCGGCGGCACGGTCGATGGGCTGATCCACGTCGTCGATTTGTACCCGACCTTCGTGACCCTCGCCGGCGGGAGGCTGGACCGCGGCAAGCCGCTCGACGGTCTGGACGTCTGGGCCACGATCCATCGGGGGGAGCCGTCGCCCCGGACGGAGGTCGTCTACAACATCGAGCCCTCGGCCGCCGGCCTCCGTCGGGGCGACTGGAAGCTCGTCTGGCACCCGGCCCTCCCGCCGACCGCGGAACTCTACAATCTCGCGGAGGACCCGTACGAGACGACCGACCTGGCCGCGAAGCACCCGGATCAGGTGGCCGCCTTGCAGGGACGCGTCATCGAGTTGGCCGCGGAGATGACCCCGCCGCTGTTCACGCCGGCGGCGATCGAGGCGACCTTGAAGCTGCCGCCCGTACTCCCATCGGGCGGGCCGTGA
- a CDS encoding TatD family hydrolase — MSESPRASGSRSEPPPPLDPLVDTHAHLDDPRLRPHLGEILGRARRAGVVQVVAIATTAADSADVVAIAAEQPGVFAAVGFQPNNVVDAVEGDWERIVELASAPRVVALGETGLDRHWDRAPFDLQQAWFQRHLDLARERDLPVVIHCRECEADVAAQLAAMGSPVRGVLHSFTGDRKQAEAFLDLGLHISFAGMLTFANKKLDALREAAAAVPLDRLLVETDSPYLAPHPLRGLGNEPAHVVWTARKLAELRGMDESELACAVTANARALFRLPEADLISPSPCDRS; from the coding sequence ATGAGCGAATCCCCCCGCGCCTCCGGAAGCCGTAGCGAGCCCCCGCCGCCGCTCGACCCCCTGGTGGACACCCACGCCCACCTCGACGATCCTCGCCTCCGCCCCCACCTGGGCGAGATCCTCGGCCGCGCGCGGCGGGCCGGGGTGGTGCAGGTCGTGGCGATCGCCACCACGGCCGCCGATTCCGCCGACGTGGTGGCGATCGCCGCCGAGCAACCCGGGGTCTTCGCCGCGGTGGGCTTCCAGCCCAACAACGTGGTCGACGCGGTCGAGGGGGACTGGGAGCGGATCGTCGAGCTGGCCTCGGCGCCCCGGGTCGTCGCCCTGGGGGAGACCGGGCTCGACCGCCACTGGGACCGCGCCCCGTTCGACCTCCAGCAAGCCTGGTTCCAGCGCCATCTCGACCTGGCCCGCGAGCGCGACCTCCCGGTCGTGATCCACTGCCGCGAGTGCGAGGCCGACGTCGCCGCCCAGCTCGCCGCGATGGGAAGCCCGGTGCGCGGGGTCCTGCACTCGTTCACCGGCGACCGGAAGCAGGCCGAGGCGTTCCTGGACTTGGGCCTGCACATCTCGTTCGCCGGCATGCTGACCTTCGCCAACAAGAAGCTCGACGCGCTTCGCGAGGCCGCCGCCGCCGTCCCGCTCGATCGCCTGCTGGTCGAGACCGACAGCCCGTACCTGGCCCCCCACCCGCTCCGAGGGCTGGGGAACGAACCGGCCCACGTCGTCTGGACCGCGCGCAAGCTTGCGGAGCTGCGGGGGATGGACGAGTCCGAGCTGGCCTGCGCCGTGACCGCCAACGCCCGCGCCCTGTTCCGGCTCCCCGAGGCCGATCTCATTTCGCCCAGCCCTTGCGACCGTTCCTGA
- a CDS encoding Fur family transcriptional regulator produces the protein MTHPRLDHDALRGALETAGLRPTPQRLAVYDQLAAMDHHPTAEEVFRAVRPRSPRISLATVYKALEALVAVGAVDRLGAESAAGPARYDARGDRHYHFRCLRTGTIHDLPTQYDPRLIEQLDPGLADDLRDRGFQVTGYRLELLGYRLPGRDEPGSPGSGRDA, from the coding sequence ATGACCCATCCCCGCCTCGATCACGACGCGCTGCGTGGCGCCCTGGAGACCGCCGGGTTGCGCCCCACGCCCCAGCGGCTGGCGGTCTACGACCAGCTCGCGGCGATGGATCACCATCCCACCGCCGAGGAGGTCTTCCGCGCGGTGCGGCCCCGGAGCCCGCGGATCAGCCTGGCCACCGTCTATAAGGCGCTTGAGGCGCTGGTGGCCGTCGGGGCGGTGGACCGCCTGGGCGCCGAGTCGGCGGCGGGGCCGGCCCGATACGACGCCCGGGGCGACCGCCACTACCATTTCCGTTGCCTCCGCACCGGGACCATCCACGACCTCCCCACGCAGTACGACCCCCGGCTGATCGAGCAGCTCGACCCCGGCCTGGCCGACGACCTCCGCGATCGCGGTTTCCAGGTCACGGGCTATCGCCTGGAATTGCTGGGCTATCGCCTTCCCGGCCGCGACGAGCCGGGGTCTCCTGGGAGCGGACGCGACGCATGA